Within Bradymonas sediminis, the genomic segment GACTGCTTGGAGGCGCGCTCGAAATAGCCGAGCGCCGCGGTATATTTTTGCTGCGAGAACGCCAGGCGTCCTTCGGCGAAAAGATGCAATGAGCTTGTCGCCGCGGGGGTTCCGGCCCAGCGGTTGATGGCCGCTTCGGCCTTTGCGGTGTCGTATTGATTCAGCCAGTGCAGCGCGTGGTATTGGCTCACGCGCGGGTCGTTGGGGAAGTCACGCGAAATCCGCTCGAAAAATGCGTCCTCCTGCTTGTCGCGCTTCAGGTGGAGTTTGGCTGCCGAGAGCACGCCGGGCAGATAGCGCGGATTATTCTTCTGGGCGGCGTCGCAATAGTCGATGGCCGCCTGCTCGTCCTGTTTGAGGCGCGCGTACTCGCAGAGGGTATAGTGGATAACCGCCGGGTTGCCGCCGTACTCGAGGGCGTCGTCGAGCATCTTCTTTGCCCGGGCAAGCGGCGCCTCCGGGGCGCGTGAGGTCTGGGCAATATGCAGAAGGGCGAGGGCCCCGTCGTGCAGAACCGACGGGTGCTTCGGGTTATTCTTAAGAACGCGCTCGAAGGGCTTCTCAAGGGTTGTGCGCTCGCGACTTTGCGCCAGTTCGGCCAGCAGAAGGCTGCTTGCGCGCGCCGGAGCGAACTTCTCGTCCATCTTTAAGGCGGTCGCGAAATCCTTGGCGGCCTGGTCGGGGCGATTCATATCGCGGTAGGCAAGACCCTTCTTCCACAGCGCTTCCGCGCTTCGCAACTCCGCGGATTCGATGGTCTTAATCGCCATCTCAAAGCGGGCGGTGAGACGGTAGAGTTCGGCGCGCTGCAGCAGCAAGGCGGTCGAACTCACGCCGGCGTCCTCGGCGTCCTTGATAAGTTGAAGCGCCTTTTCAAGCCGCCCGTCATGGATGAACAGCTCCACCATGGGCGTATAGACAACGCTGCGCTGGGGGATCGTCTTGATCGCCTGCTGGTTATGCTCCTCGGCTTTGGCGAGGTTCTTTTGGCGCATCTCGACCTCGGCCATGGCATTATGGGCCTTGGCGAGTTGCAGCGGGGAGCTCTGCTCAGCGCGTTCTTCGAGTATGTCTTTAAGAAGCTCCGTCGCCTCCTCGAGCGCCTTGGGCTCTTCCGTTTGGCGCACCGATTGGCTGCGTTTAATCCGCGCGGAGATATGCGTGGGGCTTAATGTCGTGAGGATATGACGAAAGCGCGCGTCGGCGGGCACTGCTTTTCCCAGCGCCAGGTCGACCATGCCGAGCAGATAGTGCTCGTGGACGCTCGGCGCACCCTTTGCGCGAATGGGCAGCGTCGCCATCGAGGCCGATTCGACGTCGCCAGCGGCGAGCTGGGCGTGAATCAGCGCGATCGTCGCGTTATCGCTATTGGGTGCGCTCTTGCGGGTTTGACCGAGCAGCGCGATCGCCTGGGTGTAGTGGCTCTTTGAGAGCATCTGATAGGCACGGGCGATGTTCAGGTTCGGATTGCCGGGGGCCAGGGCTTCGGCGCGCCTGGCGGTCTCCTCGGAGTCGCGGGTATTATAATATTCGTAGCGATACTCGATCATCGCGCGCAGGTGAACCAACTCGGCCAGCGCCTCGCCGCGGGCTTTTTCGGCGGCGCCCATCATCCCAAAGCCGCTGAGCACGCCGTCAATCGACGCGCCCATCGGGCCGTGAGTGTCGATGGCTTCGCTGAGAATGCGCTCACCGTTGAGATAGTTCTGGTAGGTGTCGAGCGCGGTCTGCGCCTTGCCCTGGGCGATTTGCTCCTGGATTGCATCGGCGGCGGCCGAAGATTCGCTGCCGACCATCACCCCGCCGGCGATGACGCCGAGGAGGAGCAGCGCGGCGACCATGGGCAGGGCGTATTTGCGCATCTTTGGAGGTATAGCGCTGCGCTGGCTCGGGATCGCCTGATTCCGCAGGGTGACCTTGGGCTCGGCCTTGGCGGTCGCGGTTCTTAGGTGCTCGCCCGGGGAGGCATTGGCAGAGAGCTCGGGCGCTCGCTTTGGCGCAGGGATCGGGCGCTGCGCGTCGACCGCAAAAAGACGGTCCGTTCGGCGATGTTGCGCTGGCCGCGAGGCGCTACGGTCGGGGATTTGAAACGGGTCAAGCTCAATGGCGTCGACCTCGTCGGCGCCCGACGCGGTGTCGCTATCATAAGCGCGCGCGTCGTTTCCCAGGCGCCAATCGGCCGCGGGTTCCGATAGCGCGGGCGTGGCGACCGGGGGATTCAGCGGCATTTGCATCTGAAATTGGGTGTCGGCGACGTCATCCCATTCGTCCTCTCCGCCGTCATCCCATTCCAGATCGTCGTCGCCGAAGGCATCGGACGAAGGAATGTGCGCGGCGGGGCGCGGCGCGGTATCCTGCTCCAAGAATACGTCTTCGTCGGCGTCCAAAAAGTCGGCCGCGTTGAGCGGTTCGGCGTCAAAGTCAGGGGCGGCGTCGAACTCAGGGCCGCCGTAGAAGTCGCGCTGTGCGAACTCCGAATCATCCGCCAGGAGATCATCACGCTGGATGCCCAGGGCGTCGTCGATGCGACCTACGATCGTGCGCGTGGCGTTATAGTCATCCTCATCTTGCGCGGCGACCGGGAGTCCCAGGTCGACCAACAATTCGTTGACCGACTCGTCGTTGGCGCCGGGGTCGATACTTTTGTGCTGCAACTCATCGGTTTCGACGTGCTCACCTTCCGCATAGGTCGGGGAGTCGTCGGCGGGCTCCAGCGAGGACAGGCTGTCGAAGGAGCCGCCGGCAAAGAT encodes:
- a CDS encoding tetratricopeptide repeat protein — encoded protein: MQKSPPNPQFNELLAALPNSEAALLERARVLQAQGDLAGAAELLRRANDRCPTPAIDAALQASQRQNAESDADPVTQELDELEVTTLESQSLELNAFERPDELDDSDIFAGGSFDSLSSLEPADDSPTYAEGEHVETDELQHKSIDPGANDESVNELLVDLGLPVAAQDEDDYNATRTIVGRIDDALGIQRDDLLADDSEFAQRDFYGGPEFDAAPDFDAEPLNAADFLDADEDVFLEQDTAPRPAAHIPSSDAFGDDDLEWDDGGEDEWDDVADTQFQMQMPLNPPVATPALSEPAADWRLGNDARAYDSDTASGADEVDAIELDPFQIPDRSASRPAQHRRTDRLFAVDAQRPIPAPKRAPELSANASPGEHLRTATAKAEPKVTLRNQAIPSQRSAIPPKMRKYALPMVAALLLLGVIAGGVMVGSESSAAADAIQEQIAQGKAQTALDTYQNYLNGERILSEAIDTHGPMGASIDGVLSGFGMMGAAEKARGEALAELVHLRAMIEYRYEYYNTRDSEETARRAEALAPGNPNLNIARAYQMLSKSHYTQAIALLGQTRKSAPNSDNATIALIHAQLAAGDVESASMATLPIRAKGAPSVHEHYLLGMVDLALGKAVPADARFRHILTTLSPTHISARIKRSQSVRQTEEPKALEEATELLKDILEERAEQSSPLQLAKAHNAMAEVEMRQKNLAKAEEHNQQAIKTIPQRSVVYTPMVELFIHDGRLEKALQLIKDAEDAGVSSTALLLQRAELYRLTARFEMAIKTIESAELRSAEALWKKGLAYRDMNRPDQAAKDFATALKMDEKFAPARASSLLLAELAQSRERTTLEKPFERVLKNNPKHPSVLHDGALALLHIAQTSRAPEAPLARAKKMLDDALEYGGNPAVIHYTLCEYARLKQDEQAAIDYCDAAQKNNPRYLPGVLSAAKLHLKRDKQEDAFFERISRDFPNDPRVSQYHALHWLNQYDTAKAEAAINRWAGTPAATSSLHLFAEGRLAFSQQKYTAALGYFERASKQSPNEANAAVYFAQTLSNLGEHDRAEAILKPALDDIEWGPAAWVVFGQIRREQSRVRDASQNLAIAGRKLKETIASKYWITQHHLQTAMTYAARYDGAHRLVERELQRASDNGDPDDPALNLAWSRYHLAQRRPNQEAALKALQRATDRQPSHCGALKALKTLYNNMDGFDDADATAKLDAQISQYHCEG